In the bacterium genome, one interval contains:
- the flhB gene encoding flagellar biosynthesis protein FlhB has translation MPPRSDQERTEAPTPRRREEARKRGQVAKSREVSSAAVLLAASGFLILAGGALSGLAMNTLGGLISRSWEIQITAQTTHQIFMDLLASTALLAGPVLGLLVLIVIASHVAQFGFLNATEALSPKWSRINPVEGFKRVFSLQSVAELIKGLLKMGIVAWVIWRTVMSEWETLASMGSVSAWDMGSELAKGILNIGLRAGMVLAGLAILDFLYQRWEHERSLRMTKDEVKEEYRQREGDPKVRARIRQRQREMARRRMMAAVPKADVVITNPEHLAVALQYQKNTMSAPTVVAKGAGYLATKIREMAREHGVEIVENKPLAQALYKMVDVGSQIPAELYRAVAEVLAHVYSKRNPRSQGMAEPQRSAQL, from the coding sequence ATGCCCCCCAGAAGCGATCAGGAAAGAACAGAAGCCCCGACCCCAAGACGCAGGGAGGAGGCCAGAAAACGGGGTCAGGTGGCCAAGAGCAGGGAGGTGTCTTCCGCAGCAGTACTGCTGGCAGCCTCTGGCTTCCTGATCTTGGCGGGTGGCGCTCTAAGCGGTCTTGCCATGAACACACTGGGTGGGCTCATCTCCAGAAGCTGGGAGATTCAGATCACTGCCCAGACAACTCATCAGATCTTCATGGATCTTCTGGCAAGTACGGCTCTTTTGGCAGGGCCAGTATTGGGACTGCTGGTACTCATTGTGATTGCCAGCCATGTGGCTCAGTTTGGCTTTCTCAATGCCACCGAAGCCCTCTCGCCCAAGTGGTCCAGGATAAACCCTGTGGAGGGATTCAAGAGGGTCTTTTCCCTCCAGTCAGTGGCTGAACTCATCAAGGGGCTTCTCAAGATGGGGATCGTGGCCTGGGTCATATGGCGGACGGTCATGTCCGAATGGGAGACCCTGGCCTCCATGGGGAGCGTGTCAGCCTGGGATATGGGATCAGAGTTGGCCAAAGGGATCCTGAACATAGGTCTCAGAGCAGGGATGGTCCTGGCCGGGCTGGCCATCCTGGATTTCCTCTATCAGAGATGGGAACACGAACGGAGTCTCCGCATGACCAAGGATGAGGTAAAGGAAGAATACCGCCAGAGGGAGGGAGATCCCAAGGTGAGGGCCAGGATACGCCAGAGGCAGAGGGAGATGGCCAGGCGAAGGATGATGGCCGCTGTCCCCAAAGCCGATGTTGTAATAACCAACCCCGAGCACCTGGCAGTGGCCCTTCAATACCAGAAAAACACCATGTCTGCTCCCACGGTTGTGGCCAAGGGCGCAGGATACCTGGCTACCAAAATAAGGGAGATGGCAAGAGAGCATGGTGTGGAGATAGTGGAAAACAAGCCTCTGGCCCAAGCCCTGTACAAGATGGTGGATGTGGGCTCGCAGATTCCAGCCGAGCTATACAGGGCCGTGGCCGAGGTGTTGGCTCACGTATACAGCAAAAGAAACCCCAGAAGCCAGGGGATGGCAGAGCCACAAAGATCTGCTCAGCTCTAG
- the fliR gene encoding flagellar biosynthetic protein FliR, whose amino-acid sequence MLGPILARMAGLSISFPLLGARAVPTHVKIMLVLALSWALLPIVPVPFKEVPWDLASWAAVVIREALFGLCVGWLSQLVLSAAPLAAQIVGFQMGLGIANVMDPVENQHMSVVAQFMQLLAIWLFLALDGHHLAIWVLFQNPGQSPLTGSLGLAETVTELGRALFGSALSLAAPALLLLLFVQVGLGVLARMMPQMNIFIVAAPFQIGVGLACMGLGLGIMGSWSEKGLNWLAGAYRSLFWH is encoded by the coding sequence ATGTTGGGGCCCATCCTGGCCAGAATGGCCGGGTTGAGCATCAGCTTTCCTCTGCTTGGGGCCAGGGCGGTTCCCACACATGTGAAGATAATGCTGGTGCTGGCTCTTTCCTGGGCCCTGCTTCCCATAGTACCTGTTCCTTTCAAGGAGGTTCCTTGGGATCTGGCTTCCTGGGCGGCCGTGGTGATTCGTGAGGCCCTCTTCGGGCTTTGTGTGGGTTGGCTGTCGCAACTGGTTCTGTCTGCAGCACCCCTTGCTGCCCAGATAGTGGGATTCCAGATGGGTCTTGGAATTGCCAATGTCATGGATCCAGTGGAAAACCAACACATGTCGGTGGTGGCCCAGTTCATGCAGTTGCTGGCCATTTGGTTATTCCTGGCTTTGGACGGACATCATCTTGCCATATGGGTGCTCTTTCAAAACCCTGGGCAGAGTCCTTTGACAGGCAGCCTTGGGTTGGCAGAGACAGTCACGGAATTGGGAAGGGCCCTTTTTGGCTCGGCTCTTTCCCTGGCTGCGCCGGCACTTCTCTTACTGCTGTTTGTTCAGGTAGGACTTGGTGTTTTGGCCAGGATGATGCCCCAGATGAATATCTTCATCGTGGCCGCACCCTTTCAGATTGGAGTGGGTTTGGCCTGTATGGGCCTGGGTCTCGGCATCATGGGGTCCTGGTCCGAAAAGGGCTTGAACTGGCTTGCAGGAGCATACAGGAGTCTGTTTTGGCATTGA
- the fliQ gene encoding flagellar biosynthesis protein FliQ: MDQSTVIALGREALQITMLLCGPMLGLGLLAGLAVSLIQAVTQIQDMTLTFVPKLLAVVAALALFLPWMLNLLMEFTTRVMGDVELWMR, encoded by the coding sequence TTGGATCAATCTACTGTCATAGCCTTGGGTAGAGAGGCATTGCAAATCACCATGCTGCTTTGCGGTCCCATGCTGGGGCTGGGCCTTCTGGCTGGTTTGGCTGTAAGCCTGATCCAGGCTGTCACCCAGATCCAGGACATGACCCTCACCTTTGTGCCCAAGCTCCTGGCAGTCGTGGCGGCCCTGGCTTTGTTTTTGCCTTGGATGCTGAATCTGCTCATGGAATTCACCACCAGGGTAATGGGGGACGTGGAGCTGTGGATGCGCTAG
- the fliP gene encoding flagellar type III secretion system pore protein FliP (The bacterial flagellar biogenesis protein FliP forms a type III secretion system (T3SS)-type pore required for flagellar assembly.) — translation MGAEAWAGPELSIKLGEGAQVAPALQILLLLTVLSLAPALVLMLTSFTRIVVVLSLVRQAIGTQQLPPGQILIGLALFLTVFVMTPVWSRVHQEALEPYLQNQISQKEALERAIVPVREFMLKQTRQKDILLFLDLGKMEVPREPSEVPMRALIPAFMISELKTAFQIGFVLHVPFLILDLVVSSLLLSMGMLMLPPVMISLPLKLMLFVLVDGWNLLVGSLVRSFM, via the coding sequence ATGGGAGCAGAGGCCTGGGCTGGGCCTGAACTGAGCATAAAACTGGGAGAAGGAGCCCAAGTGGCTCCAGCTCTACAGATCCTTTTGCTGCTTACGGTCCTGTCTTTGGCCCCTGCCTTGGTCTTGATGCTCACGTCCTTTACCAGGATCGTGGTAGTGCTTTCCTTGGTAAGACAGGCCATAGGCACTCAACAGCTTCCTCCTGGCCAGATCCTGATAGGTCTGGCCCTGTTCCTTACTGTCTTTGTAATGACCCCGGTGTGGAGCCGGGTGCACCAGGAAGCCCTGGAGCCTTACCTACAGAATCAGATCTCCCAGAAAGAGGCTCTAGAGCGGGCCATTGTGCCTGTAAGGGAGTTCATGCTCAAACAGACGCGGCAAAAGGACATCCTTCTTTTTCTGGACCTGGGTAAGATGGAGGTGCCTCGAGAACCCTCCGAGGTTCCCATGAGGGCACTCATCCCGGCCTTCATGATCAGCGAGCTCAAGACAGCCTTTCAGATAGGTTTTGTGTTGCATGTGCCTTTTCTGATCCTGGATCTGGTGGTGTCCAGCCTTCTACTTTCCATGGGCATGTTGATGCTGCCTCCGGTGATGATCTCGCTTCCTCTGAAGCTGATGCTTTTTGTGTTGGTGGATGGATGGAACCTGCTTGTGGGCTCCCTTGTTAGGAGCTTCATGTGA
- a CDS encoding flagellar biosynthetic protein FliO, with protein sequence MNQSLYLKRRPLTWILLVALIGALLWAMGLGFPKEVPRALEPLGGILFVTGLAFLVPWALKGIGNRLPQGTGLQGSIIEIKGAKPVGQGRTLLVVEVEGEKFLLCSGRDGLEMLARLPGKQDNFSSQGQEERP encoded by the coding sequence ATGAACCAAAGCCTGTATCTGAAAAGACGCCCCCTTACCTGGATTCTTCTGGTGGCTCTAATCGGAGCTCTGTTGTGGGCAATGGGCTTGGGCTTTCCCAAAGAGGTCCCCAGAGCATTGGAACCTCTGGGGGGCATCTTGTTTGTGACAGGGCTGGCGTTCCTTGTGCCGTGGGCCTTGAAGGGCATAGGGAATCGCCTGCCGCAAGGCACTGGCCTGCAAGGTTCCATCATTGAGATCAAAGGGGCCAAGCCAGTGGGTCAGGGTCGGACCCTTTTGGTGGTGGAGGTAGAGGGTGAGAAGTTTCTTCTTTGTTCTGGAAGAGATGGCCTGGAGATGCTGGCCAGACTCCCCGGTAAACAAGACAACTTCTCCAGTCAAGGGCAGGAGGAGCGGCCTTGA
- the fliN gene encoding flagellar motor switch protein FliN — protein sequence MSEQSQVNSVQQAPGESAENLEEKIRSLDRILDIPMQVSVELGRTRMPVKDVIQLSQGSVIELSKMVGEHLEIFVNQKLIARGEVVVVNEKFGIRISEILSPQERVERMA from the coding sequence ATGTCAGAGCAATCTCAGGTCAACAGCGTGCAGCAGGCTCCAGGTGAGAGCGCAGAAAACCTGGAGGAAAAGATTCGTTCCCTGGACAGGATCCTGGACATCCCCATGCAGGTGAGCGTGGAGCTGGGTCGAACCAGAATGCCCGTGAAGGATGTCATCCAGTTGAGCCAGGGTTCTGTGATAGAGCTCTCCAAAATGGTGGGGGAGCATCTGGAAATATTCGTGAATCAGAAACTCATAGCCAGGGGCGAGGTGGTGGTGGTCAACGAGAAGTTTGGTATACGCATATCAGAAATCCTGAGCCCCCAGGAAAGGGTGGAAAGAATGGCATGA
- the fliM gene encoding flagellar motor switch protein FliM, translated as MENILSQQEIDALLQGISSGQVSTSKETPEESKAVKPYDLSHQDRIVQGRIPAVDVMTHRFAHHLMGTFTSALRRMVEVTPVSSEVKKFRDFLKGLVMPTSIHLFRVEPLPGVGMLVLEPNLVYLLIEFIMGGTLEGRLKIEGRDFTNIEMRLIQRLVREALGDLNKAWNSLQAVKVEYERSEMNPQFAAVLLPSDQVLCIHLEMEMEMARGFLVLCLPLAMVEPYRDRLPGWGSDRQRKERSHTASILAHLQETMVELSVELGTSWTTVGRILELREGDTLWLEGGRGGLLPVRVEGVPKFLAQPGESNGKRAVKIAARLG; from the coding sequence GTGGAGAACATCCTCAGCCAGCAGGAGATAGATGCGCTGCTCCAAGGCATTTCCTCTGGGCAAGTGTCTACCTCCAAGGAGACCCCAGAGGAGTCCAAGGCAGTCAAGCCCTATGATCTGTCCCATCAGGACCGCATTGTCCAGGGCAGAATACCAGCTGTGGACGTGATGACACACCGCTTTGCCCACCATCTCATGGGCACCTTCACATCGGCCCTGCGCAGGATGGTGGAAGTGACGCCTGTTTCTTCAGAGGTCAAGAAATTCAGGGACTTCCTCAAAGGGCTTGTGATGCCCACCAGCATTCATCTGTTCCGTGTGGAGCCCTTGCCAGGGGTTGGAATGCTGGTGCTGGAGCCCAATCTGGTGTACCTGCTCATCGAGTTCATCATGGGTGGCACCCTGGAGGGGCGCCTCAAGATAGAAGGGCGGGATTTCACAAACATTGAGATGCGTCTGATTCAAAGGCTTGTGAGGGAGGCCCTGGGGGATTTGAACAAGGCCTGGAACTCCCTGCAGGCTGTGAAGGTGGAATACGAAAGATCTGAAATGAATCCTCAGTTTGCAGCCGTACTTCTTCCCTCAGACCAGGTGCTTTGCATTCACCTGGAAATGGAGATGGAGATGGCCAGGGGGTTTCTGGTGCTGTGCCTTCCCCTGGCCATGGTGGAACCGTACAGGGACAGGCTCCCCGGTTGGGGCTCTGACAGGCAGCGCAAGGAGCGAAGCCACACAGCCTCCATCCTGGCGCATCTCCAGGAGACCATGGTGGAACTTTCCGTGGAGCTGGGCACCTCCTGGACAACTGTGGGGAGGATCCTGGAGCTTCGAGAGGGAGACACACTGTGGCTGGAAGGAGGCCGAGGGGGTCTTCTGCCTGTGAGAGTGGAAGGAGTCCCCAAGTTCCTGGCCCAGCCTGGGGAATCCAATGGAAAGAGGGCTGTCAAGATAGCAGCCAGGCTGGGATAA
- a CDS encoding flagellar basal body-associated FliL family protein: MAEKEQSGADQQSKEAGSGKKGGSKMIFIILGVVVLLGAGGFFGWSHLKGGSSSAEKAPPPAPPAVVSVKPFVVNLMGTADAPRYLKLEFDLELRSGSQVKELETRMSELRDAIIVLLGSKRYEDLASIEGKDRLKEEIISRVNSRLQSATASRVFFKEFIIQ; the protein is encoded by the coding sequence ATGGCCGAGAAAGAGCAGTCAGGGGCGGATCAGCAATCCAAAGAAGCTGGTTCCGGGAAAAAGGGTGGAAGCAAGATGATCTTTATCATCCTGGGAGTGGTTGTGCTTCTTGGAGCCGGGGGGTTCTTTGGCTGGAGCCATTTGAAGGGTGGATCCTCTTCTGCAGAAAAGGCCCCTCCTCCTGCTCCTCCTGCAGTTGTTTCTGTTAAGCCCTTTGTGGTCAACCTCATGGGCACTGCTGATGCGCCGCGTTACCTCAAGCTGGAGTTTGATCTGGAGCTTCGCTCCGGCAGCCAGGTAAAGGAGCTGGAAACCCGCATGTCAGAGCTCAGGGATGCCATCATCGTGCTATTGGGCAGCAAGCGCTACGAGGATCTGGCCAGCATCGAGGGCAAGGACCGGCTCAAAGAGGAGATCATTTCAAGGGTAAATAGCAGATTGCAAAGCGCCACAGCAAGCAGGGTCTTTTTCAAGGAATTCATCATACAGTGA
- a CDS encoding flagellar hook protein FlgE, with amino-acid sequence MSLSSLYTGISGLDAYSQAMSVIGNNIANVNTVGFKASRISFEDILSQSLVGATGQFQIGRGVQVGSVQRLFSQSTFQTTSSATDLAIDGDGFFIVSRDGTTLYTRAGQFYLDEQGILVNHRGYSLQGWMLDDQGSITSTLQDINLSNISSAPRATSRVVINVNLDVNEAILANPFDVTDPVNTSSYMTPITVYDATGNGHLVNVYFRKQDNDTWEWHALLDGAELEGGTPGNQEVAAGTLDFTDGKLQTETLSTAFSVQFFGTSSAQSIDFDFGNSIDEGGTGLDGSTEFAGGSTTKFLSQDGYTQGNLISIQIDNEGVVSGVFSNGQSRRVYQVALARFTSPWGLTSIGGNLFAETTHSGPPIVGEAGSSGLGQINSNSLELSNVDLATEFVEMIKTQQAFQANSRVITTTDQMLQEIVNLKR; translated from the coding sequence ATGTCCCTATCTTCTCTTTACACAGGCATAAGCGGTTTGGATGCATACAGCCAGGCCATGTCCGTCATAGGTAACAACATAGCCAACGTGAACACCGTGGGATTTAAAGCCAGCAGGATTTCCTTCGAGGATATTCTGAGTCAGAGCCTGGTGGGTGCAACGGGCCAGTTCCAGATCGGCCGAGGCGTGCAGGTGGGCTCTGTTCAGAGGCTCTTTTCCCAGTCCACCTTCCAGACAACCAGCTCAGCCACTGATCTGGCCATAGACGGGGATGGCTTCTTCATAGTTTCCAGAGATGGCACAACCCTCTACACCAGAGCAGGGCAGTTTTATCTGGATGAACAGGGTATACTGGTGAACCACAGGGGTTACTCCCTCCAGGGATGGATGTTGGATGACCAAGGCTCCATAACAAGCACCCTTCAGGACATAAACCTATCCAACATCTCCTCGGCTCCCAGGGCCACCAGCAGGGTGGTGATCAACGTGAACCTGGATGTCAATGAGGCCATTCTCGCCAACCCCTTTGATGTGACTGATCCTGTAAATACCTCCAGTTACATGACTCCCATAACAGTATATGATGCCACAGGAAACGGCCACTTGGTCAACGTTTACTTCAGAAAACAGGACAATGACACCTGGGAGTGGCATGCTCTGCTGGATGGAGCAGAGCTGGAGGGTGGAACTCCGGGCAACCAGGAGGTGGCCGCAGGGACTCTGGATTTTACCGATGGTAAGCTCCAGACAGAGACCTTGAGCACGGCTTTCAGCGTTCAGTTCTTTGGGACCAGCAGTGCTCAGTCCATTGATTTTGATTTTGGAAACAGCATAGATGAGGGCGGCACTGGCCTTGACGGCAGTACGGAATTCGCCGGAGGTTCTACCACCAAGTTTCTGAGCCAGGACGGTTATACCCAGGGTAACCTGATCTCCATTCAGATAGACAATGAGGGAGTGGTAAGTGGGGTTTTCAGCAACGGCCAGTCCCGCAGAGTGTATCAGGTGGCCCTGGCGCGTTTTACCAGTCCATGGGGGCTTACAAGTATAGGAGGTAATCTTTTCGCAGAGACAACACATTCAGGCCCTCCCATTGTGGGAGAGGCCGGCTCTTCTGGCCTGGGACAGATTAACTCCAATTCTCTGGAGCTCTCCAACGTGGATCTGGCCACGGAATTTGTGGAGATGATAAAGACACAGCAGGCCTTCCAGGCCAACTCGAGGGTCATAACCACCACAGACCAGATGCTCCAGGAAATAGTGAATCTAAAGAGGTAG
- a CDS encoding flagellar hook assembly protein FlgD, which yields MITSVTLNKSPEKASGNTSSSQANATKEQFLRLLVAQLQHQDPLNPMDAMQFTSQLAQFSIVEQALETNEQLKTLNLYEASANNARAVNLIGKEILAQGDKLNIGDSGVGQLCFRLLGESAQTQAYVYDSTGRLVRTLDLGKRAAGEHSISWDGLDQQGKALGYGTYSFQVVARDVKGQMVEVEQYLRGRAQAATFKEGVTSLLVNGVVVPLGSILEVRG from the coding sequence GTGATAACCAGTGTCACGTTGAACAAATCTCCTGAGAAGGCCTCGGGGAACACAAGTAGCAGCCAGGCCAATGCCACCAAAGAGCAGTTTCTTAGGTTGCTCGTAGCCCAGCTCCAACATCAGGATCCCTTGAACCCCATGGATGCCATGCAGTTCACTTCTCAACTGGCTCAGTTCAGCATCGTGGAACAGGCCCTGGAGACCAATGAGCAGCTCAAGACCCTGAACCTTTATGAGGCCTCGGCCAACAACGCCAGGGCTGTGAATCTCATAGGAAAGGAGATCCTGGCCCAGGGAGACAAGCTGAACATAGGCGACTCAGGCGTGGGACAGCTCTGTTTCAGACTGCTGGGGGAAAGCGCTCAAACTCAGGCCTATGTTTACGACTCCACCGGAAGGCTGGTCAGGACTCTGGATCTGGGCAAGAGGGCTGCAGGGGAACATTCCATCTCCTGGGATGGTCTGGACCAACAGGGCAAAGCCTTGGGCTACGGCACTTACAGTTTCCAGGTGGTGGCCAGGGATGTGAAAGGCCAAATGGTGGAAGTGGAGCAATACCTCAGGGGAAGAGCACAAGCGGCCACCTTCAAAGAGGGGGTAACCTCCCTTCTGGTCAACGGTGTGGTGGTGCCCCTTGGGAGCATATTGGAGGTAAGAGGATAG
- a CDS encoding flagellar hook-length control protein FliK has product MAIHEALGEKEADAPGEKVILETQARGLGASQGQKAGLAGLAELTQAQDQRWKESFGDTKHGSWLLSGGPKTQEQMAGTAYEHEEAMDGKVSGFNRAQEGLEQALSGGQPESRNEPFQPLHQTKVESSAVKAFDATSLGQASASTQYPEGAKESFMEPSRSRLSENVQGAGQSDTIEAQIHKANIRDQQVVHMELEPPELGLLRVRIKVHRDGVEALFLTQGPEQKAALEQGLSQLRQSLAEQGFINQHLAVDVGDGRGNWTFQNRMQGSPLWGQNPDPVAEPRQEHTSSSPAQEEPGILHLRV; this is encoded by the coding sequence ATGGCCATTCATGAGGCTCTAGGGGAAAAAGAGGCAGATGCACCTGGGGAAAAGGTGATTCTGGAGACCCAGGCAAGGGGCTTGGGTGCAAGCCAGGGCCAAAAAGCTGGGCTTGCAGGCCTTGCTGAGCTTACCCAGGCACAGGATCAGAGGTGGAAAGAAAGCTTTGGAGACACCAAGCATGGCTCCTGGCTGCTCTCTGGCGGCCCCAAGACTCAAGAGCAAATGGCTGGCACTGCCTACGAGCATGAGGAGGCCATGGATGGCAAGGTCTCGGGTTTCAACAGGGCACAGGAAGGGCTGGAACAGGCTCTTTCGGGTGGCCAGCCCGAGTCAAGAAATGAACCTTTCCAGCCTCTCCATCAAACCAAGGTAGAATCCTCGGCTGTAAAAGCATTTGATGCAACAAGCCTAGGTCAGGCTTCAGCTTCAACCCAATACCCTGAGGGCGCTAAAGAGAGTTTCATGGAGCCTTCCAGATCTAGGCTCTCGGAGAATGTGCAGGGGGCGGGGCAATCAGATACCATCGAGGCCCAGATCCATAAAGCCAATATCCGTGACCAGCAGGTGGTGCACATGGAGCTGGAGCCGCCTGAGCTGGGGCTCTTGAGGGTGCGCATCAAGGTTCATAGAGATGGTGTGGAGGCTTTGTTTCTTACACAGGGACCAGAGCAGAAGGCTGCCTTGGAGCAGGGCCTTTCCCAGCTAAGACAGAGCCTTGCAGAGCAGGGGTTTATCAATCAGCATCTGGCCGTAGATGTGGGAGATGGGCGGGGAAACTGGACTTTCCAGAACAGGATGCAGGGGTCTCCACTTTGGGGACAAAATCCGGATCCTGTGGCCGAGCCCAGGCAAGAGCACACAAGCTCTTCCCCTGCTCAAGAAGAACCTGGAATCCTGCATCTAAGGGTATGA
- the fliJ gene encoding flagellar export protein FliJ: MVFEFRLERVLRYREEEERQALVFLAKTQLQREMVQRGLLVLQRELEEVREVFNNMKGSQVDGQQLSMLSRRWRWLRLEKEKQSRLLDQWNEKVEKAQEHWLEVRAAKEALMKLRQKAFREFLGNLQRAETRELDEVGLRIFWLEGGVKEGSTQAS, translated from the coding sequence TTGGTCTTTGAGTTTCGCTTGGAGAGAGTGCTTCGTTACAGGGAGGAAGAGGAGAGACAGGCCCTGGTTTTTCTTGCCAAGACTCAGCTTCAAAGAGAGATGGTTCAAAGAGGGCTTCTTGTACTTCAAAGGGAGCTTGAGGAGGTAAGAGAGGTTTTCAACAACATGAAAGGCTCTCAGGTGGATGGACAGCAACTTTCCATGTTGAGCAGGCGCTGGAGGTGGCTAAGGCTGGAGAAGGAAAAACAGAGCCGGCTTCTGGATCAATGGAATGAGAAGGTGGAAAAAGCCCAAGAGCATTGGCTTGAGGTGAGGGCTGCCAAGGAGGCTCTCATGAAGCTCAGGCAGAAGGCCTTCAGGGAGTTCCTGGGGAACCTGCAAAGGGCTGAGACTCGAGAGCTGGACGAGGTGGGCCTTCGGATCTTTTGGCTGGAAGGTGGGGTAAAAGAGGGTTCCACACAGGCTTCATAG
- a CDS encoding FliI/YscN family ATPase yields MKMISGLEKFHRLLEEMDTVPLNGRVSRVVGLLIEGQGPGATVGSQCQIYPKEPGCAPVLAEVVGFRGREVLFMPYGETRGIGPGCRIISCGMPAACRVGEELLGRVISGLGEPLDGKGPILSKTWYPLYSQAPHPLRRSRIREPLDLGVRAINGLLTCGKGQRLGIFAGSGVGKSTLLGMMARFTRAHVNVIGLIGERGREVREFLERDLGEEGLHKSVVVVATSDQPPLVRMRGAFLATAVAEYFRDQGKDVLLVMDSLTRFAMAQREVGLSAGEPPTTKGYPPSVFAMIPRLLERSGCGENGGSITGLYAVLVESDDFNEPISDAVRSVLDGHIELSRELANRGHYPAIDVLSSVSRVMRDVVSEEHVQLASRLLRLLAVYKRAEDLIQLGAYAKGSDPEVDKAMASIQAIQEYLCQPIQKPASLEESLEELRKLLKQ; encoded by the coding sequence ATGAAAATGATTTCAGGCTTGGAGAAGTTCCACAGGCTCTTGGAAGAGATGGATACCGTTCCCCTCAACGGGCGGGTCAGCAGGGTTGTGGGACTTCTCATAGAGGGGCAAGGCCCTGGTGCCACGGTGGGCTCACAGTGCCAGATTTATCCCAAGGAGCCTGGCTGTGCACCCGTGCTGGCTGAGGTAGTTGGTTTCAGGGGCAGGGAGGTGCTCTTCATGCCCTATGGAGAGACCCGTGGTATTGGGCCGGGTTGCCGGATCATCTCTTGCGGTATGCCTGCGGCCTGCCGGGTTGGAGAGGAACTCCTGGGTAGGGTCATAAGCGGACTCGGGGAGCCCCTCGACGGCAAGGGCCCTATTCTTTCCAAGACCTGGTATCCCCTTTACAGTCAGGCCCCCCACCCCCTCAGAAGATCCAGGATCCGAGAACCTCTGGACTTGGGTGTAAGAGCCATAAATGGTCTTTTGACCTGCGGCAAGGGACAGCGCCTGGGAATCTTTGCGGGCTCTGGTGTGGGAAAGAGCACCCTCCTGGGAATGATGGCCCGTTTTACCAGGGCCCATGTGAACGTAATAGGCCTCATAGGAGAAAGGGGTAGGGAGGTCAGGGAGTTCCTGGAAAGGGATCTGGGCGAGGAAGGCCTGCACAAGAGCGTGGTGGTGGTGGCCACATCAGACCAGCCCCCCTTGGTGAGAATGAGGGGAGCTTTCCTGGCTACAGCAGTGGCAGAGTATTTCAGGGATCAAGGCAAGGACGTGCTCCTGGTGATGGATTCTCTCACCAGATTTGCCATGGCTCAAAGGGAGGTGGGTCTCTCGGCAGGCGAGCCGCCTACCACCAAGGGATATCCACCCTCGGTCTTTGCCATGATCCCGAGGCTCTTGGAAAGATCGGGATGTGGAGAAAATGGAGGTTCCATAACTGGGCTTTATGCTGTTTTGGTTGAAAGCGATGATTTCAACGAGCCCATTTCAGATGCTGTCAGATCTGTATTGGACGGACACATAGAACTCTCCAGGGAATTGGCCAACAGGGGGCATTATCCCGCAATAGATGTGCTAAGCAGTGTAAGCAGGGTGATGCGGGATGTTGTCAGCGAAGAACATGTTCAGCTTGCCTCCCGACTGCTGAGACTATTGGCCGTATATAAGAGGGCCGAAGACCTGATACAGCTTGGAGCCTACGCCAAAGGAAGCGATCCAGAAGTGGACAAGGCCATGGCCAGCATTCAGGCCATTCAGGAATACCTCTGTCAGCCCATCCAGAAGCCAGCAAGTCTGGAGGAGTCATTGGAGGAGCTGAGGAAATTGTTGAAGCAATGA